In the genome of Vicia villosa cultivar HV-30 ecotype Madison, WI linkage group LG7, Vvil1.0, whole genome shotgun sequence, one region contains:
- the LOC131616300 gene encoding IAA-amino acid hydrolase ILR1-like 4: protein MSSSSFKFKSFKYFLMLHVFAATSILLSSTDSSSINNFLEIAKSPELFDWMVSIRRKIHENPELFYEEFETSKLIRSELDKLGVPYKHPVAITGVIGFIGTGLPPFVALRADMDALPMQEMVEWEHKSKVAGKMHACGHDAHVTMLLGAAKILKHHEKEIQGTVVLVFQPAEEGGGGAKKIVDAGALENVTAIFGLHIAPDLPIGEVASRSGPIMAGSGRFEAKISGKGGHAAIPQHSIDPILAASNVVTSLHHLVSREADPLDSQVVTVTKFQGGSAFNVIPDYVTIGGTYRAFSKQSFNQLRKRIEQVIIGQAAVHRCNATIDFLDDVRPNYPPTINNGDLHEHFVKVAVNTLGVNKVNSAVTPSMTAEDFSFYQKVMPGYLFWLGVQNASHKRLQSLHSPYLEINEDGLPYGAALHASLAASYLLKYQQDVPDVEKRYRDEL, encoded by the exons atgtcttcttcttccttcaaattcaaaagcttcaaataCTTTTTGATGTTGCATGTCTTTGCTGCTACATccatattgttatcatcaacaGATAGTTCCTCAATCAACAACTTTCTAGAGATTGCCAAGAGTCCTGAGCTTTTTGATTGGATGGTCAGTATCAGAAGAAAGATTCATGAGAATCCTGAATTGTTTTATGAAGAATTTGAGACAAGTAAACTGATAAGATCAGAACTGGATAAATTGGGTGTACCTTATAAACATCCAGTTGCAATCACTGGTGTCATTGGCTTCATAGGAACTGGTTTGCCTCCTTTTGTTGCTTTAAGAGCTGATATGGATGCTCTTCCTATGCAG GAAATGGTTGAGTGGGAGCACAAGAGTAAAGTAGCTGGAAAAATGCATGCTTGTGGTCATGATGCTCATGTTACAATGCTACTTGGTGCTGCAAAGATTCTCAAACACCATGAAAAAGAAATACAA GGAACTGTTGTTCTTGTTTTCCAACCAGCAGAAGAAGGAGGTGGAGGGGCTAAGAAAATTGTAGATGCCGGTGCATTAGAAAATGTAACAGCTATCTTTGGATTGCATATTGCTCCTGACTTACCAATAGGAGAAGTGGCCTCTAGGTCTGGTCCAATAATGGCCGGAAGTGGCCGCTTTGAAGCAAAAATAAGTGGAAAAGGAGGTCATGCTGCTATTCCTCAACACTCTATAGATCCCATATTGGCAGCTTCCAATGTGGTTACTAGCTTACACCACCTTGTTTCTCGTGAAGCCGATCCTTTAGATTCACAG GTTGTGACAGTTACAAAGTTCCAAGGAGGTAGTGCATTCAATGTCATTCCAGATTATGTCACAATCGGTGGCACCTACCGAGCTTTTTCTAAACAAAGCTTTAACCAACTAAGAAAGCGAATTGAACAG GTTATAATTGGGCAAGCTGCAGTGCATAGGTGCAATGCAACTATAGATTTCCTTGACGATGTGAGACCTAACTATCCTCCAACTATAAACAATGGTGACTTGCATGAGCATTTTGTGAAGGTTGCGGTAAATACGCTTGGCGTCAATAAAGTTAATAGTGCCGTGACACCATCCATGACAGCTGAAGATTTTTCTTTCTATCAAAAGGTCATGCCAGGTTACTTGTTCTGGCTCGGTGTGCAAAATGCGTCACATAAACGGTTGCAGTCATTACATTCACCTTATCTCGAAATCAATGAAGATGGACTCCCATATGGAGCTGCACTTCATGCATCATTAGCTGCTAGTTATCTTCTAAAATATCAGCAGGATGTACCTGATGTTGAGAAAAGATATCGTGATGAATTATAG
- the LOC131616304 gene encoding small ribosomal subunit protein uS9m, with protein MLSRLIPKKPYHFRRLFSLPSKQPYLPNSHFTTLPKPFSSSSSSNNNNNNTKDPFSNVWKSFGESDDKFDNLFTEESQSVDGGERVRKVADADADEDKWYLEEKGIDNEDENTLFKGIDNESEGKTSGSGEFGGHIDQPWNMKEDTGDVFGFKEEDVVGKEEVGELHVFEDGQTKEDVEKLEKEEKQLTVILEGPKRAFGDLIAASGITDEMLDSLIALKDFEGIDGLPPLRVIEDMRYENNTRKSTRAEMERLKQEEAAKARVRQVDDKGRAYGTGRRKCSIARVWVQPGNGKFMVNDKEFDVYFPMIDHRATLLRPFSETKTLGLWDVNCTVKGGGVSGQVGAIRLGVSKALQNWEPELRPALRSVGFLTRDSRVVERKKPGKAKARKSYQWVKR; from the exons ATGCTTTCTCGTTTAATCCCCAAAAAACCCTATCATTTCCGTCGCCTTTTCTCTCTCCCTTCCAAACAACCCTATTTACCCAATTCGCATTTCACCACTCTTCCAAAACCCTTCTCCAGTAGCAGCAGCagcaataacaacaataacaataccAAGGATCCGTTTTCCAATGTTTGGAAGAGTTTCGGAGAATCCGACGACAAGTTTGACAATTTGTTTACGGAAGAAAGCCAAAGTGTTGATGGAGGGGAGAGAGTAAGGAAGGTTGCGGATGCTGATGCTGATGAGGATAAGTGGTATTTGGAAGAGAAAGGTATTGATAATGAGGATGAGAATACTTTGTTTAAAGGAATCGACAATGAATCCGAGGGGAAGACTAGTGGAAGTGGTGAGTTTGGTGGCCACATTGATCAACCTTGGAACATGAAAGAGGATACTGGTGATGTTTTTGGTTTCAAAGAGGAGGATGTTGTGGGTAAGGAGGAAGTTGGGGAGCTTCATGTTTTTGAGGATGGTCAGACGAAAGAGGATGTTGAGAAGCTTGAGAAGGAAGAGAAACAACTTACTGTCATTCTTGAAG GACCAAAACGTGCTTTTGGTGATTTGATTGCTGCTTCAGGAATCACGGATGAAATGCTTGACAGTTTGATTGCGTTGAAAGATTTTGAAGGGATTGATGGGTTGCCCCCTCTTAGGGTAATAGAAGATATGCGCTATGAGAACAATACTAGAAAATCCACCAGAGCTGAAATGGAGCGTCTAAAGCAAGAGGAAGCAGCAAAAGCAAGAGTGAGACAAGTAGATGATAAAGGACGTGCTTATGGAACAGGAAGGAGAAAATGCAGCATAGCACGTGTCTGGGTTCAGCCTGGTAACGGTAAATTTATGGTTAACGATAAAGAATTTGATGTCTATTTCCCTATGATTGATCACCGTGCTACTCTCCTTCGGCCTTTCTCTGAGACAAAGACGTTGGGGCTCTGGGATGTTAATTGTACTGTGAAAGGTGGTGGTGTTTCAG GGCAAGTTGGTGCTATACGATTGGGTGTTAGCAAGGCTTTGCAAAACTGGGAACCAGAATTGCGACCGGCACTTAGAAGCG TTGGCTTCTTGACAAGAGATTCAAGAGTGGTAGAAAGGAAAAAACCTGGAAAAGCAAAAGCAAGAAAAAGTTACCAATGGGTCAAGCGTTAA